One region of Jatrophihabitans cynanchi genomic DNA includes:
- a CDS encoding DsbA family oxidoreductase, translated as MSLTVYADFSCPDCYLAAHRVDVLRAAGVAVDWRAVELSPHLPVGGRKLSADEQDGLAQRFAELDELLLPGESLPRTIPALLPKTEAAVSAYAEAYGIGVADDVRRLLTALYWQQGADIGSPAVLRGPLEGPILRGTSTVEALRSSGYAVSVDRGPITFEAWRRTVTWHREWAALGSSALPVVLTGGATLSGRDALQRLGKEIDYAQAPIAPAWDDPRRFPPAGTATPTARWVSWCGGRWRRGFRVPAAR; from the coding sequence ATGAGCCTGACCGTGTACGCGGACTTCAGCTGCCCGGACTGCTACCTGGCCGCCCATCGCGTCGACGTCCTGCGGGCCGCCGGCGTCGCCGTCGACTGGCGCGCCGTCGAGCTTTCCCCGCACCTGCCTGTGGGCGGGCGCAAGTTGAGCGCGGACGAGCAGGACGGGCTCGCCCAGCGGTTCGCCGAACTGGACGAGTTGCTCCTGCCGGGCGAGTCGCTGCCACGGACGATCCCGGCGTTGCTGCCCAAGACCGAGGCAGCCGTCTCGGCCTATGCCGAGGCCTACGGCATCGGGGTCGCCGACGATGTCCGGCGGCTGCTGACCGCGCTGTACTGGCAGCAGGGCGCCGACATCGGCAGCCCGGCCGTGCTGCGCGGCCCGCTCGAGGGCCCGATCCTGCGCGGCACCTCCACGGTCGAGGCGCTGCGCTCGTCCGGCTACGCCGTGAGCGTCGACCGCGGCCCGATCACCTTCGAGGCATGGCGCCGCACCGTGACCTGGCACCGCGAGTGGGCCGCCCTCGGCAGCTCGGCACTGCCGGTCGTGCTCACCGGCGGGGCGACGCTGAGCGGGCGCGACGCACTGCAGCGGCTGGGCAAGGAGATCGACTACGCGCAGGCACCGATCGCCCCGGCTTGGGACGACCCGCGCCGGTTCCCGCCTGCAGGCACCGCCACGCCGACGGCGCGCTGGGTGTCCTGGTGCGGCGGTCGCTGGCGGCGCGGATTCCGAGTGCCCGCCGCACGGTGA
- a CDS encoding hemerythrin domain-containing protein, producing the protein MAEAAASAEAAPSLAEALEREHHEIDAGIEAFGTGGAPEAEREALVAAIAALRRHIYLEEEFFFPALSEAGLVAPVFVMLREHGQMWRTLDALTLELRADAGNPEVRTLIRELTVQLQHHNGKEEQILYPQADTALDGQAAERLRTFLADGELPGDWVCQRAG; encoded by the coding sequence ATGGCAGAAGCGGCAGCATCAGCAGAGGCAGCACCGTCGCTGGCGGAGGCGCTCGAGCGCGAGCACCACGAGATCGACGCCGGGATCGAGGCCTTCGGCACCGGCGGCGCCCCGGAGGCGGAGCGGGAAGCGCTGGTCGCAGCGATTGCCGCGCTGCGCAGGCACATCTACCTCGAGGAGGAGTTCTTCTTCCCGGCCCTGAGCGAGGCCGGCCTGGTGGCTCCGGTATTCGTCATGCTGCGCGAGCACGGCCAGATGTGGCGCACGCTCGATGCGCTGACGCTGGAGTTGCGTGCCGACGCCGGCAATCCGGAGGTCCGCACCCTGATCCGCGAGCTCACCGTGCAGTTGCAGCACCACAACGGCAAGGAGGAGCAGATTCTGTACCCGCAGGCGGACACCGCGCTCGACGGCCAGGCGGCCGAACGACTGCGGACCTTCCTCGCGGACGGCGAACTGCCCGGCGACTGGGTCTGTCAGCGCGCAGGCTGA